A genomic segment from Vicia villosa cultivar HV-30 ecotype Madison, WI unplaced genomic scaffold, Vvil1.0 ctg.000106F_1_1, whole genome shotgun sequence encodes:
- the LOC131624139 gene encoding uncharacterized protein At4g04775-like → MSHYSEASSRTKFPSVHGECRCGLDAPLMTSWTDSNPGRRFYGCGMYKIQGYKRCNHFVWYDEEMGPRAKEMISTLKQKLKIANLKIDAAKIQEDEMSKKIRNLNMRIMYLKLSLRPLSC, encoded by the exons ATGTCTCATTATTCTGAAGCAAGTAGTCGAACAAAATTCCCTTCCGTCCATGGCGAATGTAGGTGTGGTCTTGATGCACCTTTGATGACTTCTTGGACTGATTCTAACCCAGGACGTCGTTTTTACGGGTGTGGGATGTACAAG ATTCAGGGGTACAAGAGATGTAATCATTTTGTTTGGTATGATGAAGAGATGGGCCCTAGAGCAAAAGAGATGATTTCAACATTGAAACAGAAACTGAAAATTGCAAATCTCAAAATTGATGCAGCCAAGATCCAAGAAGATGAAATGAGCAAGAAGATCAGGAATTTGAACATGAGGATAATGTATTTGAAGCTTTCGTTGCGTCCATTGTCGTGTTAG